In a single window of the Caldalkalibacillus thermarum genome:
- a CDS encoding transposase: protein MIGLLAQGKSDFEHIEAFREDDFFQYXRTYKGCDGYAPLLAYIGREGYGLYAELREGRTHVQKEVDQKLREMMPRAKSMTEKPLLLRMDAGNDALNNLAVCQEEGVHFIIKRNLR from the coding sequence ATGATCGGATTGCTGGCTCAGGGGAAAAGCGATTTTGAACATATCGAAGCCTTTCGTGAGGATGACTTCTTCCAATATGNCCGGACCTATAAAGGCTGTGATGGCTATGCCCCCTTATTGGCCTATATTGGCCGGGAAGGGTACGGGTTGTATGCCGAGTTGCGCGAAGGGCGCACCCATGTCCAAAAAGAGGTGGACCAAAAACTGCGGGAGATGATGCCCCGGGCCAAAAGCATGACAGAGAAACCCTTGTTGTTACGGATGGATGCCGGCAACGATGCCCTGAACAACCTGGCCGTTTGTCAGGAAGAAGGGGTGCATTTTATCATTAAACGCAACCTGCGCC